One window of Labilithrix sp. genomic DNA carries:
- a CDS encoding MoxR family ATPase: MTTQAHTNGHANGHHHHAPATVRHTSAPPPPATLEQRLHEARAAIFRIDQALREIILGQEEIVSSVVQSLVAGGHVLLEGAPGLGKTHLVRSLAQLVGGAFARIQFTPDLMPSDVLGTSLVVATEGGGKDLQFRRGPIFANLVLADEINRATPKTQSALLEAMAERTVSVEGRPLPLPSPFFVLATENPIEMEGVYPLPEAQLDRFLVKLIVKMPSLETLARIGARAEEPAIPKAIASPEQLVFLQAMARTIPAAPHVEQYAAKLVLATHAHRACRYGAGPRAMQALMACGRARALATGRAAVAIEDVAVAAPTVLRHRIGLRFEAEAEGLTADAVVAQILQSTAVT; this comes from the coding sequence ATGACGACGCAAGCGCACACGAACGGGCACGCGAATGGCCACCACCACCACGCGCCGGCGACGGTCCGTCATACGTCGGCGCCCCCGCCGCCCGCGACGCTGGAGCAGCGGCTGCACGAAGCGCGGGCCGCGATCTTCCGCATCGATCAGGCGCTCCGCGAGATCATCCTCGGACAAGAAGAGATCGTGTCGAGCGTCGTGCAGTCGCTCGTCGCGGGCGGGCACGTGCTCCTCGAAGGCGCGCCCGGTCTCGGCAAGACGCACCTCGTCCGGTCGCTCGCGCAGCTCGTCGGCGGCGCGTTCGCGCGGATCCAGTTCACGCCCGACCTGATGCCGAGCGACGTCCTCGGCACGAGCCTCGTCGTCGCGACCGAAGGCGGCGGCAAGGACCTCCAGTTCCGGCGCGGCCCGATCTTCGCGAACCTCGTCCTCGCCGACGAGATCAACCGCGCGACGCCGAAGACGCAGAGCGCGCTCCTCGAGGCGATGGCGGAGCGCACCGTCTCGGTCGAGGGCCGCCCGCTGCCGCTCCCGAGCCCGTTCTTCGTCCTCGCGACCGAGAACCCGATCGAGATGGAAGGTGTCTACCCGCTGCCGGAGGCGCAGCTCGATCGCTTCCTCGTGAAGCTGATCGTGAAGATGCCCTCCCTCGAGACGCTCGCGCGCATCGGCGCACGCGCGGAGGAGCCGGCGATCCCGAAGGCGATCGCGTCGCCGGAGCAGCTCGTGTTCCTCCAGGCGATGGCGCGCACGATCCCGGCCGCGCCGCACGTCGAGCAGTACGCGGCGAAGCTCGTCCTCGCGACGCATGCGCACCGCGCGTGCCGCTACGGCGCGGGTCCGCGCGCGATGCAGGCGCTCATGGCGTGCGGCCGCGCGCGCGCGCTCGCGACGGGGCGCGCCGCGGTCGCGATCGAGGACGTCGCGGTGGCGGCGCCGACGGTGCTCCGTCATCGCATCGGCCTCCGCTTCGAGGCGGAGGCGGAGGGCCTCACCGCCGACGCGGTCGTCGCGCAGATCCTCCAGTCGACCGCGGTGACGTGA